The Aulosira sp. FACHB-615 genomic sequence TTGAGTTGGTAAAACGACGCGAACAGTAGTGATAGAATCATGAGTTTTCGTTTCTACCACTTCACCACCCATTTGCGTAGCAATCTTAGGTAGGTACAGGTTGATGTATTCTTGTTGGAGCTTGGGTAAGAAATTTTGACCTAACCCTTGACCTGCTTTGGAGAGTCCTGCGCCTTGGTCATACTCGCTAATCAGACATTCGTATTCAGTCCCTTTCCAGTAAAAGCCTAAATCGTTGCTGAGACTGCTGATTTGGTTTCGGGGTACGACTATGTGGGCTGTTTGCTCTCTCCTGTCACCTCTATAGCCAGATAAATTCACTGGCTGATCATGGATTTGTGGGTAGAAACCAAAACGCTGTAATGCTTCGACCAAACAGGATTGGTCTTTAAACTTGATAGCGATTTTTGAGAAATGTGACATATTT encodes the following:
- a CDS encoding DUF1257 domain-containing protein produces the protein MSHFSKIAIKFKDQSCLVEALQRFGFYPQIHDQPVNLSGYRGDRREQTAHIVVPRNQISSLSNDLGFYWKGTEYECLISEYDQGAGLSKAGQGLGQNFLPKLQQEYINLYLPKIATQMGGEVVETKTHDSITTVRVVLPTQTIRR